One stretch of Pyrenophora tritici-repentis strain M4 chromosome 4, whole genome shotgun sequence DNA includes these proteins:
- a CDS encoding Tymo-45kd-70kd multi-domain protein, whose protein sequence is MADLQELFARLNGGASSGNHQQQQHGYQQPSVSSPLFSPSPSGPRPHHQSAVMSPNMSMANTPVPEQGPVSQQTPQQQSTNLLNLLRFNSQSGAAQSRRVSQQSHVSEAAPPLGRNGSTQDLMASVMGRGTPAQSAPAHALPMAVPAPAHQQQNPQDLLLRLLNHPKPAQSSGRSSSRASAAFSPPVASHKPETVVDDLAQDLADAEAEQVPSDPAATTPGASSSPMRVFGSDGRDTSSLAPKFTYVNPFDQLEAASPRNRTPIQQGSKPPAPKVEILKKNAFETSSPVPHEDVPAQAHETVAEAVTDLGEQVGQQIEDALAEAESKSTAPPADEPENLPAEDIQEVQEAVAEIATEIKEEFADPATAKEIEDTLPKPLATALKEVATEIAKDNVAENWETAEAEESLAKGEDQTVIVYRFPMRAFASIQVNQMPPRRLYFADELIMDIARLKKEFDQIDRSLVSASKNFIVYALVKKGGFRIIRQLDGQYRQVFENHQERIFNIALCTSAEDAQQPIESILGIGVNGTVFWTSLDPAREDQFGENLDSQGLMLPPSPSQDDNTSGGQLKTRAKPSSRHPEFFAVGRGKSIHIVFPKVAAEYARSKSRICHTEKYLKERSLKILTGKAGKDFTFSEDDTIIVSLDKAGRMRFWDIRTLTDPDLGNPRSPPRQVEVSETLLEFHTTMPNAKSWPTSVFFFDKDKPYTKGIALRYVMVGMKQNHAFQLWDLGLNKAVQEIHLPHENESDAICSVSFHPRTGIMAVAHPTRNSIFFVHVSCPRYNLPVLSQAAYIARLANKNDRSHGALPPVNATAIMTSITEYSFASKGQIRSLHMLNEPAGPSDDDPDNATLFELYVMHSKGVCILRIRRSDLGWKKEGEPIHPKEAEEEGVITISQLKPPQPVTDESSTAGDTPAPKSVSDRSARDTLKRESSNVSRQSMNPEAAMRASTLAKVESKQDAARAAIINGGGEKSEKKKKKRATAAATETASQVSVPASVTASTSTSSRPPPSLLPSYAQAAQAAPQSKSPAPVEAPIESESSKSKTADTTEPPEWAKQFFRKHFAQQPAATAGSAPAAEFDAKKLENIVQTEITKGFSRELDVMYKRFDEDKRVLNAANGAKQEAILRMVSSTLNENVEGVIRKMVDDNIRNVLLPEVLAKTSATIEQGLSSNLKSVLGTQLSKEVPDAVSRALKHPQMFQSLSDQVAKKISATFEPMMVASVATVVNPAVSNLANLIERQIGAEVRQAHAQRREDAAKISSLTETVHTCLQTIQTMVATQAELQSQIAKLHQAIEERPTQGTDRGTETPAASSHSPPKQKTPEELESDAITNLMTGGNFEQGTMQWLQSSRSSELFDAVFVRCDPSYLSQVSPLLALSTGAVVSESLERNLPERLLWLDAVLNSVNPNDAEIRDIIPKIMDVVIQRLTAAYIELNERTPGSQYLRVISQLVGKCNQMTRASVPFSPRR, encoded by the exons ATGGCGGACCTGCAAGAGCTGTTTGCCCGCCTCAACGGTGGTGCATCCAGCGGCAACCACCAGCAACAACAGCACGGCTATCAACAGCCTTCTGTCTCTTCTCCTCTCTTTTCGCCCTCACCGAGCGGCCCGCGTCCTCATCACCAGTCTGCTGTCATGTCACCCAACATGTCCATGGCGAACACACCCGTGCCCGAACAAGGCCCTGTGTCGCAGCAGACGCCACAACAGCAGTCGACCAACCTGCTCAACTTGTTGCGCTTCAACTCGCAGTCTGGTGCTGCACAGTCTAGGCGCGTATCACAGCAGTCACACGTCTCCGAAGCTGCCCCGCCCCTTGGACGCAACGGCTCAACCCAAGATCTGATGGCAAGCGTCATGGGTAGGGGAACGCCTGCCCAGAGCGCTCCTGCCCACGCTCTACCCATGGCCGTGCCCGCGCCTGCACATCAGCAGCAGAACCCCCAGGATCTGCTTCTGCGCCTGCTCAACCACCCCAAGCCCGCCCAGTCCAGCGGCCGTTCGTCTTCTCGTGCCTCTGCGGCATTTTCCCCGCCCGTCGCCTCCCACAAGCCTGAAACGGTTGTGGACGACCTCGCGCAGGATCTCGCCGACGCTGAAGCCGAGCAGGTGCCTTCTGACCCCGCTGCCACCACACCAGGAGCCTCTTCCTCGCCCATGAGGGTATTTGGCTCGGACGGCAGGGACACTTCGTCTCTCGCCCCCAAGTTTACCTACGTCAACCCCTTCGACCAGCTCGAGGCTGCCAGCCCCCGCAACCGCACTCCCATTCAGCAGGGCTCCAAGCCCCCCGCTCCGAAGGTTGAGATTCTCAAGAAGAACGCATTTGAGACATCTTCTCCCGTCCCCCACGAGGATGTGCCTGCCCAAGCTCACGAAACTGTCGCTGAGGCTGTGACGGACCTGGGCGAGCAGGTTGGACAACAGATCGAAGACGCGCTTGCTGAAGCTGAGAGCAAATCAACGGCGCCGCCGGCTGATGAGCCTGAAAACCTACCCGCAGAAGATATCCAAGAGGTCCAGGAAGCCGTGGCCGAGATTGCCACCGAGATCAAGGAGGAGTTTGCCGATCCCGCCACGGCCAAGGAGATTGAGGATACTCTCCCCAAGCCTCTTGCAACTGCCTTGAAGGAGGTCGCCACTGAGATCGCCAAAGACAACGTCGCCGAGAACTGGGAAACCGCCGAAGCTGAGGAGAGCCTCGCAAAGGGTGAGGACCAGACGGTAATAGTCTACAGGTTCCCCATGCGCGCCTTTGCTTCCATCCAGGTCAACCAAATGCCGCCTCGCCGTCTGTACTTCGCCGATGAACTGATCATGGACATCGCTCGCCTCAAGAAGGAGTTTGATCAGATTGACAGGTCGCTCGTTTCGGCTAGCAAGAACTTCATAGTATATGCTCTTGTCAAGAAGGGCGGCTTCCGCATCATCCGTCAGCTCGATGGCCAGTACCGCCAAGTCTTTGAAAACCACCAAGAGCGTATCTTCAACATCGCTCTCTGCACATCGGCCGAGGATGCACAGCAACCAATCGAGAGTATCCTTGGTATCGGAGTCAACGGTACCGTCTTCTGGACTTCACTCGATCCTGCTCGTGAGGATCAGTTTGGCGAGAACCTCGACTCTCAGGGCTTGATGCTCCCTCCCTCGCCCTCCCAAGATGATAACACATCTGGAGGTCAGCTCAAGACACGTGCTAAGCCCTCATCCCGCCACCCTGAGTTCTTCGCTGTTGGCAGAGGCAAGTCTATCCATATCGTCTTCCCCAAGGTTGCCGCCGAGTACGCGCGCTCTAAGAGTCGCATCTGCCACACGGAGAAGTACCTCAAGGAACGTTCCCTCAAGATCCTCACTGGCAAGGCTGGAAAGGACTTCACCTTTAGCGAGGATGACACCATCATTGTGTCACTGGACAAGGCCGGACGCATGCGCTTCTGGGATATTCGCACCCTGACGGACCCTGACCTGGGCAACCCTCGCAGCCCGCCCCGCCAGGTTGAGGTCTCTGAGACACTCCTCGAATTCCACACGACCATGCCCAATGCAAAGTCATGGCCCACTTCAGTCTTCTTCTTTGACAAAGACAAGCCATACACTAAGGGTATTGCGCTGCGATATGTCATGGTCGGTATGAAGCAGAATCATGCCTTCCAGCTGTGGGATCTCGGCCTCAACAAGGCCGTACAGGAGATCCATCTACCGCATGAGAACGAGTCGGACGCTATCTGCAGTGTGTCATTCCACCCTCGGACTGGTATCATGGCTGTTGCCCACCCTACGAGGAACTCGATCTTCTTCGTTCATGTCTCCTGCCCGAGGTACAACCTTCCCGTTTTGAGTCAAGCTGCCTACATCGCACGTCTGGCAAATAAGAACGATAGGTCTCATGGCGCTCTACCTCCAGTCAACGCCACGGCTATCATGACGAGCATCACAGAGTACTCTTTTGCATCAAAGGGTCAAATTAGGAGTCTACACATGCTCAACGAGCCTGCTGGGCCTTCTGATGACGACCCCGACAATGCAACTCTCTTCGAATTGTATGTAATGCATTCCAAGGGTGTGTGCATCTTGCGCATTCGACGAAGCGACCTCGGTTGGAAGAAGGAGGGCGAGCCTATCCACCCCAAAGAAGCGGAAGAGGAGGGTGTTATTACCATCTCTCAGCTCAAGCCACCCCAGCCTGTCACAGATGAGTCTTCTACCGCCGGTGATACGCCTGCGCCCAAATCGGTCTCTGATCGATCAGCTCGCGATACGCTGAAGAGGGAGAGCAGTAACGTCTCAAGGCAGTCCATGAACCCTGAGGCAGCTATGCGTGCATCTACGCTTGCGAAGGTTGAGAGCAAACAGGACGCCGCTCGCGCAGCTATCATCAATGGAGGTGGCGAGAAGTCcgaaaagaagaagaagaagcgcgcGACCGCCGCCGCCACAGAAACAGCGTCCCAGGTGTCTGTACCAGCATCTGTCACGGCCTCCACGTCCACGTCTAGCCGTCCGCCTCCATCTCTGCTTCCGTCATACGCGCAAGCTGCACAGGCAGCCCCGCAGTCAAAATCTCCAGCACCAGTTGAGGCTCCTATTGAGTCAGAGTCATCCAAGTCCAAGACTGCCGATACTACTGAACCGCCGGAATGGGCCAAGCAGTTCTTCAGAAAGCACTTTGCGCAGCAACCTGCAGCAACTGCAGGCTCTGCTCCTGCTGCAGAGTTCGATGCCAAGAAGCTTGAAAACATAGTACAGACTGAAATCACCAAAGGCTTCTCTCGGGAGTTGGACGTCATGTACAAGCGGTTCGATGAAGACAAGCGTGTTTTGAACGCTGCGAACGGGGCCAAGCAAGAGGCTATTCTGCGCATGGTATCCAGCACGCTCAACGAGAATGTCGAAGGTGTCATCAGGAAGATGGTTGATGATAACATCCGCAACGTCCTGCTTCCCGAAGTACTGGCAAAGACCTCTGCTACGATTGAACAAGGCCTGAGCAGCAACCTCAAGTCTGTACTGGGTACCCAGCTGTCTAAGGAGGTTCCAGACGCAGTTTCTCGAGCTCTGAAACATCCCCAGATGTTCCAGTCACTCTCTGATCAGGTTGCGAAGAAAATTAGTGCCACTTTCGAGCCTATGATGGTCGCCTCGGTTGCAACAGTCGTCAACCCTGCTGTTTCAAACCTAGCCAACCTTATCGAGCGTCAGATTGGAGCCGAAGTTCGACAGGCCCATGCTCAACGCCGTGAAGACGCCGCCAAAATCTCGTCGCTGACTGAGACTGTACACACTTGTCTACAGACGATTCAGACCATGGTCGCGACTCAAGCCGAGCTCCAGTCTCAGATTGCAAAGCTACACCAGGCTATCGAGGAGCGTCCAACCCAGGGTACTGATCGTGGAACAGAGACACCTGCAGCCTCTTCGCATTCTCCTCCCAAGCAGAAGACTCCAGAGGAGCTTGAGAGTGACGCCATTACCAACCTGATGACAGGGGGCAACTTCGAGCAAGGTACTATGCAGTGGCTGCAATCGTCCCGCAGCTCCGAGCTTTTCGATGCCGTCTTTGTCCGTTGTGACCCTAGTTACCTCAGCCAAGTGAGCCCGCTACTCGCCCTCTCGACTGGTGCAGTGGTGTCCGAGTCTTTGGAGCGCAACTTGCCAGAGCGCCTCCTTTGGCTCGATGCTGTACTCAACAGTGTCAATCCCAAC GACGCCGAGATCCGAGACATAATTCCCAAGATTATGGATGTTGTCATCCAGCGTTTGACTGCTGCGTACATCGAGCTCAACGAGAGGACTCCTGGTAGCCAATACCTCCGTGTCATCTCTCAGCTAGTGGGCAAGTGCAATCAGATGACCCGTGCATCTGTGCCTTTCAGTCCTCGCCGCTGA
- a CDS encoding Mitofilin multi-domain protein produces MTEVVNKLHQLVAGESKSARKKKGKQEGATAVPAAREQASSDAGAGGSEAGSKANGTDSDNSYLRDVQKNIRNINKKLSATQKVDSIIAANPGVSLDDLLASRKINADQKAQAERKPGLQAQLAQYEEQYSNYKKYGDELEAKFAREKEVLSKAHSGELETLRQTFKAEAALEQQKIVKEKLLTLSRFLRAAAARRQLGDDDSDLTKAFEGALLQVYGGDAGAVMAAEKLIEGAEDGVPSTEGVVLSVSYSQLKQAALDEAPFAAEEAWVDDVAQSQAAPPETEAVSDLTIANAGLTEIDAGAKPVNGTTEDASAAPAASSIGAGANAAAEAQWDKPATGGDDPLTESFEMIPRDPAETETPHVAAAVTSTQSWADDTPDPSAAPAAPAPGNDGFSEVTHNRGGRGRGHSGGDRGGYRGRGRGGPRGEYRGGRGRGRGEFRGQRGGYRGPPRGESS; encoded by the exons ATGACGGAAGTAGTCAACAAGCTGCACCAATTGGTGGCAGGGGAGTCCAAGAGCGCCcgcaagaagaagggcaaacAGGAAGGAGCTACCGCAGTACCAGCTGCGCGCGAGCAGGCGTCTTCCGATGCTGGCGCCGGCGGCTCTGAGGCAGGAAGCAAGGCCAATGGAACCGACAGCGACAACTCGTACCTTCGCGACGTCCAGAA GAACAtccgcaacatcaacaagAAGCTG AGCGCAACACAAAAGGTTGATTCGATAATCGCAGCAAACCCCGGTGTCTCTCTCGACGATCTCCTCGCATCTCGCAAGATCAACGCGGACCAGAAAGCTCAAGCAGAGAGGAAACCGGGTCTCCAGGCTCAGCTCGCGCAGTACGAGGAGCAATATTCAAACTACAAGAAGTACGGCGACGAGCTCGAGGCCAAGTTTGCGCGAGAGAAGGAGGTTCTTTCCAAGGCACACTCTGGTGAGCTAGAGACACTAAGGCAGACATTCAAGGCGGAGGCAGCGCTGGAGCAACAGAAGATTGTCAAGGAGAAGCTGTTGACACTGTCGCGCTTCTTGAGGGCGGCTGCTGCGCGTCGCCAACTAGGAGATGACGACTCGGATCTCACCAAGGCTTTCGAAGGCGCTCTTCTTCAGGTGTATGGAGGTGACGCCGGCGCTGTCATGGCAGCGGAAAAGCTGATCGAGGGTGCCGAGGATGGCGTACCATCCACCGAGGGTGTGGTGCTCAGTGTTAGCTATTCTCAGCTCAAGCAGGCCGCCCTTGACGAGGCTCCCTTCGCGGCTGAGGAAGCTTGGGTAGACGATGTTGCTCAGTCGCAAGCTGCTCCTCCCGAGACCGAGGCTGTTTCTGACCTGACCATTGCCAACGCAGGACTCACTGAGATTGATGCTGGAGCAAAGCCTGTCAACGGGACCACAGAGGACGCATCGGCCGCACCAGCAGCTTCTAGCATCGGAGCAGGCGCAAATGCTGCTGCAGAGGCTCAGTGGGACAAGCCTGCTACTGGAGGCGACGACCCACTGACTGAGTCCTTTGAGATGATCCCAAGGGACCCCGCCGAGACCGAGACACCACACGTAGCTGCCGCCGTAACTAGCACTCAAAGCTGGGCTGACGACACCCCCGACCCAAGCGCAGCTCCTGCGGCACCCGCACCCGGCAACGATGGCTTCTCAGAGGTCACCCACAACCGCGGCGGACGAGGACGAGGTCACTCAGGTGGTGATCGTGGCGGATACCGGGGTAGGGGCCGAGGTGGTCCTCGGGGTGAGTACCGTGGCGGTCGTGGACGTGGTCGCGGTGAATTCCGAGGCCAACGTGGTGGGTACCGTGGTCCCCCTCGCGGCGAGTCATCGTAA
- a CDS encoding MARVEL domain containing protein, producing MKTMNWIHGVRAVQTVLSVAVLGLMAYVSSWWASHWRQSSPMEINYLIFAPAWSILALIPIIATSTNKYKHLAEQPSVKWAVLGLEGLTMLFWFSGFVALGVFLSGRICFGMVCDVARASTVISAANWLAWAVTFVFGVLAAIKSKNAPMLKQVDMHQGV from the exons ATGAAGACTATGAACTGGATTCACGGCGTCCGCGCTGTACAGACTGTGCTTTCTGTTGCGGTGCTGGGATTGATGGCTTATG TATCATCATGGTGGGCGTCGCACTGGCGCCAATCCTCACCCATGGAGATCAACTACCTCATCTTTGCGCCCGCATGGAGTATCCTAGCGCTTATCCCCATCATCGCAACGTCAACGAACAAATACAAACACCTTGCTGAGCAGCCGAGTGTCAAGTGGGCGGTGCTGGGGCTGGAGGGCTTGACCATGTTGTTTTGGTTTAGTGGATTCGTGGCACTGGGTGTGTTTTTGAGTGGGAGGATTTGCTTTGGTATG GTCTGCGATGTTGCCCGCGCGAGCACGGTGATCAGCGCTGCGAATTGGTTGGCGTGGGCTGTGACATTTGTCTTTGGTGTCCTAGCTGCGATCAAGTCAAAGAATGCGCCGATGCTGAAGCAAGTAGACATGCATCAAGGTGTCTAG
- a CDS encoding DNA repair protein-CtIP translates to MADFTAWVEQNKALWTRVYNEVIHPDLEKEWKKREERHKEELKQKEEQTQVLFNHLQGELVKSARLSTENERLKEQLESQVQPTVSGVDLRRLFEENERLKQHLATNHDDLAEKISGLSKKYQDASQKVKYLERKNAAVMQKNKDMKESVRAWQEYADRQSGSHKSKNEAKAEDAMPRISAGHLMPDDRPHVPSSPVSAATVRTPRSLADVERSSPAPMVPLPGPLGAVDLLIAPNVVDSGERSTSAATTPKAAALLQGNEPQQYRPEPATANPSSSQTTVDEHVELTNRYEPVVDAEEEDIPEFVSERSLKRKRRPSKSRFEIYADRSSDGTPIKPYRVKEEPCSSPPTSAYKLSRTETMDLDDPAPNVLQTPRHPRKSLSNHADSPGTSRRQRRSSAPLTQSVREKNVGKLNLTRTAAPQPIASIEARAISEPAELTQVEDTVLRPLDSNIVTSVPEEPPTKRSRRAQAQNREKHDFLAESGEAPPAENGERVSPHVARQQMNSRLRALKKIQTPTKAWPKTSKLGPPKIKKEQVPTPPSSSSRARDTPVRAAAKSRSKARDDPTPDRPVWTMKPPETRSNARKNRDVPAKDQGRLRDKDVRELSGHDFKPNPAYNQGYSYAFTETVRKRGDRMCLPGCTNAQCCGSTFRALAEAQAPLSSSQEEVLLENYLGDAYSSMQLTQMSSEERQELVLQARTMKMAKESGKHREAYERRKTPPGFWRVDFPTTQEQQEDRERAKEQEKAVVQERWLEAQRKGGRWIFRDE, encoded by the exons ATGGCGGATTTTACAGCCTGGGTAGAGCAGAACAAAGCGCTCTGGACGCGTGTATACAATGAGGTCATACATCCCGATCTTGAGAAAGAGTGGAAGAAGA GAGAAGAGAGACACAAGGAGGAGCTTAAGCAAA AGGAAGAGCAAACCCAGGTTCTATTCAATCATCTACAGGGCGAGCTGGTGAAATCGGCACGTCTTTCGACTGAAAACGAACGACTCAAGGAACAACTTGAGAGCCAAGTTCAGCCCACTGTTTCCGGGGTAGACCTGCGCCGCCTATTTGAAGAGAACGAACGGTTGAAGCAGCATCTTGCGACAAATCATGATGATCTTGCCGAGAAGATTAGTGGGCTGAGCAAGAAGTATCAGGATGCCTCTCAGAAAGTCAAGTATCTGGAGAGGAAGAATGCTGCAGTAATGCAAAAGAACAAAGATATGAAGGAAAGCGTACGTGCATGGCAAGAGTACGCAGACCGACAATCAGGAAGCCATAAATCCAAAAATGAGGCCAAAGCCGAAGACGCAATGCCACGAATCTCGGCCGGTCATCTGATGCCCGACGATCGACCCCATGTGCCCTCTAGTCCGGTTTCCGCGGCTACCGTGAGGACACCGCGCTCTCTTGCGGACGTAGAACGCTCTTCTCCTGCACCTATGGTGCCACTTCCAGGTCCATTAGGCGCTGTGGATCTGTTGATAGCTCCAAATGTAGTTGATAGTGGAGAACGTAGCACGAGCGCAGCTACCACTCCTAAGGCAGCGGCTCTATTACAGGGTAATGAGCCACAACAATATCGCCCTGAGCCTGCCACGGCTAATCCGAGTTCGAGTCAGACAACAGTGGATGAGCATGTTGAATTGACGAACAGATATGAACCAGTCGTGGATGCTGAAGAGGAAGATATCCCTGAATTCGTTTCCGAGCGGTCCTTAAAACGAAAGCGACGGCCGTCAAAGTCCAGATTTGAGATATACGCAGATCGCTCATCAGACGGTACTCCGATTAAACCTTATCGTGTCAAGGAAGAACCGTGCAGTAGTCCACCGACTTCTGCCTACAAGCTATCTCGGACTGAAACTATGGACTTGGATGACCCCGCGCCGAATGTACTCCAGACACCGCGACATCCTCGGAAGAGTCTTTCTAATCACGCAGACAGTCCCGGTACATCTCGTCGTCAGAGGCGTAGCAGTGCGCCTCTCACGCAGTCGGTCAGGGAAAAGAACGTGGGCAAGCTCAATCTAACGCGCACTGCTGCTCCCCAACCCATCGCCAGTATCGAAGCCCGGGCTATCAGCGAACCAGCCGAACTTACACAAGTGGAGGATACTGTTCTAAGGCCTCTTGACTCAAACATAGTAACCAGCGTTCCTGAAGAACCTCCAACCAAACGCTCACGACGAGCCCAAGCCCAAAATCGAGAGAAACATGATTTTCTGGCGGAGTCTGGTGAAGCACCACCAGCCGAGAATGGTGAGCGAGTCTCGCCACATGTGGCCCGACAGCAGATGAACAGCAGGTTGCGCGCTTTAAAGAAAATTCAGACGCCCACAAAGGCCTGGCCAAAAACTTCAAAACTAGGACCGCCGAAGATCAAGAAGGAGCAAGTCCCTACACCACCATCGAGTTCGTCGCGGGCTAGGGATACCCCTGTGAGGGCGGCTGCAAAGTCTCGTTCCAAGGCTCGTGATGACCCGACACCTGATCGGCCAGTATGGACGATGAAGCCGCCCGAAACACGGTCCAACGCTCGCAAAAATCGAGACGTTCCTGCCAAAGACCAAGGCCGTCTTCGAGATAAGGACGTTAGAGAACTTAGCGGGCATGACTTCAAACCAAATCCTGCCTATAACCAAGGGTATAGTTATGCATTCACGGAGACTGTCCGAAAACGTGGAGATCGTATGTGTCTGCCAGGCTGCACCAATGCGCAATGCTGTGGCTCCACATTTCGAGCGCTGGCAGAAGCTCAAGCACCTCTCAGTTCGTCCCAAGAGGAAGTTTTGCTCGAAAACTACCTCGGCGATGCATACAGCAGCATGCAACTCACTCAAATGTCATCAGAAGAGCGACAAGAGCTAGTTCTCCAAGCACGCACCATGAAGATGGCAAAAGAGTCTGGCAAACATCGTGAAGCTTATGAGCGGCGTAAAACACCGCCGGGCTTCTGGCGGGTCGACTTTCCGACGACCCAAGAACAACAGGAAGACAGAGAGCGGGCAAAAGAACAGGAAAAGGCTGTAGTACAAGAAAGATGGCTGGAGGCCCAAAGAAAGGGTGGAAGGTGGATATTCAGAGACGAATAA
- a CDS encoding F-box domain containing protein, translating to MKRAHEDDDGGERPAKTQRLTKPDRISRLSEELLVRILSFVPVSSLLRCQRVSKKLSRLSVDSELWKAAYYRAFVLPRASRIPGIRDLTNPNRLHYSSRLSKWLEDSYLVKDGSQTNWKQQYRLRHNWTQGQCAVSEIVVAERPPDPPLLVIMSNRIVYAADSISGLRAWSSKNGRELLASTGLWGEAETPRLPISMAIDASEGEKSTERVVIGFEDGSFSIYSLTNNHTRFKSLFTHPPSTNGMLSALAYSSPYLLTMTEDHLLSLYAFEGRPDARGILKAPKLLYSLRSHTAWPPVSLSLRTTAASMTAAIAYSLPTYLSGWTVGVQELRLSHEGELLESRLATAADEHSFTLSACRLASSSVRPASPSPGSAREHSVPSVSSNSKPTSMSYSHPYLLVAHPDNTLALYLVRSTSSALSIGSGNRLWGHTSSISGAHVGMRGKAVSVSRLGNELRVWDLEGGMNSSANRKRSRNGDLSVRVQPSKFGDEDAQDDESGSRVGLRFALEQGFDDESVSHGWVGFDEQNVIVLRQKSEGSQALVVYDFT from the exons ATGAAGCGGGCGCACGAGGATGACGATGGCGGCGAGCGTCCAGCAAAGACACAGCGACTTACGAAACCCGACAGGATATCAAGATTGAGCGAGGAGCTGCTTGTGCGCATTCTATCCTTCGTTCCAGTATCCTCGCTCCTAAGATGTCAGAG GGTATCAAAGAAGCTCAGCCGCCTCTCAGTCGACTCGGAACTCTGGAAAGCTGCCTACTACCGCGCATTCGTGCTCCCAAGAGCCTCTCGTATACCGGGCATTCGAGACCTCACCAACCCTAACCGGCTACACTACTCGTCGAGGCTATCGAAATGGCTGGAAGACAGTTATCTAGTCAAGGATGGGTCGCAAACAAATTGGAAGCAACAATATCGGCTACGGCATAATTGGACCCAAGGCCAATGCGCCGTCAGCGAGATCGTCGTTGCTGAACGGCCGCCAGATCCGCCACTTCTGGTGATAATGTCGAACCGCATAGTGTATGCTGCAGACTCAATATCAGGCCTCCGAGCATGGAGTTCAAAGAATGGCCGTGAGCTATTGGCATCTACAGGACTTTGGGGTGAAGCAGAAACACCTCGACTACCAATATCTATGGCTATAGATGCATCAGAGGGAGAAAAAAGCACTGAACGAGTCGTAATAGGATTTGAAGATGGGTCTTTCTCGATATACTCCCTAACAAACAACCACACTAGGTTTAAGAGTCTATTCACGCACCCGCCTTCCACGAATGGAATGCTATCAGCGCTTGCATACTCATCTCCTTACCTCCTTACTATGACTGAGGATCACCTATTATCCTTGTATGCTTTCGAAGGCCGACCGGATGCTCGGGGCATTTTGAAAGCCCCCAAACTCCTATACTCCCTACGATCACATACTGCGTGGCCACCTGTGTCCTTGTCTCTACGGACAACCGCCGCAAGTATGACTGCCGCTATTGCGTATTCACTGCCGACGTACCTTTCTGGATGGACTGTCGGTGTACAAGAGCTGAGGCTTTCGCACGAAGGGGAGCTCCTTGAATCACGCCTGGCTACAGCTGCAGACGAACACTCATTCACCTTATCTGCATGCCGCTTAGCATCGTCGTCCGTTCGTCCGGCATCACCTTCACCAGGAAGTGCAAGGGAGCATTCAGTACCGAGCGTTTCAAGCAATTCGAAGCCTACTTCAATGTCATACTCACATCCGTACTTATTAGTCGCACATCCAGACAACACGCTCGCGTTATACTTGGTCCGGTCAACTTCGTCAGCACTTTCGATAGGCTCTGGTAATCGACTCTGGGGTCATACCTCTTCAATATCTGGCGCTCATGTCGGTATGCGTGGTAAAGCGGTGTCAGTGAGCAGACTAGGAAACGAGCTCCGTGTTTGGGACTTGGAAGGTGGTATGAATTCATCAGCAAACCGTAAGCGATCAAGAAATGGAGACCTAAGTGTTCGCGTGCAACCATCCAAGTTTGGAGATGAGGATGCTCAAGACGACGAATCGGGAAGCCGGGTCGGGCTACGGTTTGCGCTAGAGCAGGGATTCGACGACGAATCGGTGAGCCATGGATGGGTTGGGTTTGACGAGCAAAATGTGATTGTTCTTCGCCAGAAGAGCGAAGGTAGCCAGGCATTAGTGGTGTACGATTTCACATGA